Proteins encoded within one genomic window of Nonomuraea gerenzanensis:
- a CDS encoding CDP-alcohol phosphatidyltransferase family protein — protein sequence MSGPSVAELRQVAQPPGHLERRNGEHWAGVLYMRRLSIYVTWLFTKTSVTPNQLTWVMTVAGVAAGFVLALPGLWAAVLAALLIQVYLLLDCSDGELARWTGKTSLAGVYLDRVGAYFAEAAVLAGLGWRASAVLPDWYTVCGFAAALGAILIKAESDLVEVARAKGGLGAASEAAAVQFRSGLLGLGRRVLAATRFHRIVQPIELSMLAVVTAVIDLVIGEPTATRVLVVACLIAAALQTVLHLISIMASRRLA from the coding sequence ATGTCCGGGCCTTCGGTAGCTGAGCTGCGCCAGGTGGCCCAGCCACCCGGCCACCTGGAGCGCAGGAACGGCGAGCACTGGGCGGGCGTGCTCTACATGCGCCGCCTGTCCATCTACGTCACCTGGCTGTTCACCAAGACCTCCGTCACGCCCAACCAGCTCACCTGGGTGATGACCGTGGCGGGGGTCGCGGCGGGCTTCGTGCTGGCCCTGCCGGGGCTCTGGGCGGCGGTGCTGGCGGCCTTGCTGATCCAGGTCTACCTGCTGCTCGACTGCTCCGACGGCGAGCTGGCCCGCTGGACGGGCAAGACCTCGCTGGCCGGCGTCTACCTCGACCGGGTCGGCGCGTACTTCGCCGAGGCCGCGGTGCTGGCCGGGCTGGGCTGGCGGGCCTCGGCCGTGCTGCCCGACTGGTACACCGTGTGCGGCTTCGCCGCCGCGCTCGGCGCCATCCTCATCAAGGCCGAGAGCGACCTGGTGGAGGTAGCCAGGGCCAAGGGCGGGCTGGGCGCCGCGAGCGAGGCGGCGGCCGTGCAGTTCCGCTCCGGGCTGCTGGGGCTGGGGCGGCGGGTGCTGGCGGCGACCAGGTTCCACCGGATCGTGCAGCCGATCGAGCTGTCCATGCTGGCGGTGGTGACCGCGGTGATCGACCTGGTCATCGGCGAGCCGACGGCCACGCGGGTGCTCGTGGTGGCCTGCCTGATCGCCGCGGCGCTGCAGACGGTGCTGCACCTGATCAGCATCATGGCGTCGAGGCGACTGGCTTGA
- a CDS encoding DUF5941 domain-containing protein, giving the protein MTPVPSSTVVAYRDDGPLSRAMGLLVAGQLPPLPPVIAGTFVTGVLLLLGVAGTDGLAVFAPAVTLLLAGPGSTHPHDGRFDWLVPPILRLIEYTFIAAVGFAHAVHPVVIFMLLAALAFHHYDLVYRLRQRVYAPPWLSTLGLGWDGRMMVVSLVALSGWLTGGYALLAVYLWGLFGWESLTCWLAAPRSGVDATDMGTQD; this is encoded by the coding sequence ATGACCCCCGTCCCCAGCAGCACGGTCGTGGCCTACCGCGACGACGGGCCGCTCTCGCGCGCCATGGGGCTGCTCGTGGCGGGGCAGCTCCCGCCGCTGCCGCCGGTGATCGCCGGCACGTTCGTCACCGGCGTGCTGCTGCTGCTCGGCGTGGCGGGGACGGACGGCCTGGCGGTGTTCGCGCCGGCCGTGACGCTGCTGCTGGCCGGGCCGGGCAGCACGCATCCGCACGACGGCAGGTTCGACTGGCTCGTGCCGCCGATCCTGCGGCTCATCGAGTACACCTTCATCGCGGCCGTCGGGTTCGCCCACGCGGTGCACCCCGTGGTGATCTTCATGCTGCTCGCCGCGCTGGCGTTCCACCACTACGATCTGGTCTACCGGTTGCGCCAGCGCGTCTACGCGCCCCCGTGGCTGTCCACTCTGGGGCTCGGCTGGGACGGGCGGATGATGGTGGTCTCGCTGGTCGCGCTGTCGGGCTGGCTGACCGGGGGCTACGCGCTGCTCGCGGTCTACCTGTGGGGGCTGTTCGGCTGGGAGAGCCTCACGTGCTGGCTCGCCGCGCCCCGATCCGGGGTGGATGCGACCGATATGGGAACGCAAGACTAA
- a CDS encoding iron-containing alcohol dehydrogenase family protein: MLPAPLTMDVRRGAVAQLGALLADSRVATSGRVAVAVGMGQGDHIESLIAPTLGEAEVFRVADGSVDAAVSLGADLRKAAFEVVVGVGGGKTIDVTKYAASLAGIPMVAVATNLSHDGICSPTASLVYEGGKGSFGVPMPLAILVDLDFVHNAPESLVRAGVGDVVSNLSAIEDWQLGNVERGEPIDGLACSMSRTAAEALVGRTDSIESDAFLTVLAESLILSGMSMVVAGSSRPASGGDHEILHAVDQLFPGTSNHGELAGIGAAFCFFLRQDEARTKQVVDCLRRHELPVVPGDIGLSPEQFAEVVALAPATRPGRYTILEHLRMQDSEIRDRVGDYVRAFGS, translated from the coding sequence ATGTTGCCGGCGCCGCTGACCATGGACGTCAGGCGCGGCGCGGTCGCCCAGCTCGGCGCCCTGCTGGCCGACAGCCGCGTGGCGACCTCCGGCAGGGTCGCGGTGGCCGTCGGCATGGGCCAGGGCGACCACATCGAGAGCCTCATCGCGCCCACGCTGGGCGAGGCCGAGGTGTTCAGGGTGGCCGACGGGTCGGTCGACGCGGCCGTCTCGCTCGGCGCCGACCTGCGCAAGGCGGCCTTCGAGGTGGTCGTCGGCGTGGGCGGCGGCAAGACGATCGACGTGACGAAGTACGCCGCCTCGCTGGCCGGCATCCCCATGGTCGCGGTGGCCACCAACCTCTCCCACGACGGCATCTGCTCGCCCACCGCCTCCCTCGTCTACGAGGGCGGCAAGGGCTCGTTCGGCGTGCCGATGCCGCTGGCCATCCTGGTCGACCTCGACTTCGTGCACAACGCGCCGGAGTCGCTGGTCAGGGCGGGCGTGGGCGACGTGGTGAGCAACCTGTCGGCCATCGAGGACTGGCAGCTCGGCAACGTCGAGCGCGGCGAGCCGATCGACGGGCTGGCCTGCTCGATGTCCCGCACCGCCGCCGAGGCGCTGGTCGGGCGCACCGACTCCATCGAGTCCGACGCGTTCCTGACCGTGCTGGCCGAGTCGCTGATCCTGTCGGGCATGTCGATGGTGGTCGCGGGCTCGTCCCGGCCCGCGAGCGGTGGAGATCATGAGATCCTTCATGCCGTGGATCAGCTCTTCCCCGGCACCTCCAACCACGGCGAGCTCGCCGGCATCGGCGCCGCCTTCTGCTTCTTCCTCCGGCAGGACGAAGCCCGCACCAAACAGGTCGTCGACTGCCTGCGCCGGCACGAGCTGCCGGTCGTCCCCGGCGACATCGGGCTGAGCCCCGAGCAGTTCGCCGAGGTCGTCGCGCTGGCCCCGGCCACCCGCCCCGGCCGTTACACGATCCTGGAGCACCTGCGCATGCAGGACTCGGAGATCCGCGATCGGGTGGGGGACTATGTCCGGGCCTTCGGTAGCTGA
- a CDS encoding glycosyltransferase, whose amino-acid sequence MRACVATTVHHPEDARIMHRQIRALLDAGHEVTYVAPFTYFNVTPAMGLTAIDVARHASYSRARAALRRGVRDADLLIVHDHRLLRALPYRRPPVVWDVREQATSKQLSRAARRHRVITPSVVPEATLVSPSPPPPGDTRVVHIGRLASECGVSELIGLAERLVPHGIRLDLIGAAARDVRPLLRDAQRVGLLDWFGYVPNRHALRMAEGALAGLALADDTVGTVPTKIMDYMGRGLPVITTPHGASLVEGAGCGLVVPLDVDAVLNAVLDLKENPERRVRLGAQGHAQARLRHHWPDHAEAFVRRAERWAGVTRHALAV is encoded by the coding sequence ATGCGCGCATGTGTCGCCACGACCGTCCACCATCCCGAGGACGCCCGGATCATGCACCGGCAGATCCGGGCGCTGCTCGACGCGGGCCACGAGGTGACCTACGTCGCGCCGTTCACCTACTTCAACGTGACCCCCGCCATGGGGCTGACCGCGATCGACGTGGCCCGCCACGCCTCCTACAGCCGGGCGCGCGCCGCGCTCAGGCGCGGCGTGCGCGACGCGGACCTGCTGATCGTGCACGACCACCGGCTGCTGCGGGCGCTGCCGTACCGGCGCCCTCCGGTCGTCTGGGACGTGCGCGAGCAGGCCACCTCCAAGCAACTCTCCCGCGCCGCGAGGCGCCACCGGGTGATCACTCCCTCCGTGGTCCCCGAAGCGACCCTGGTGTCGCCCAGTCCTCCCCCTCCTGGCGACACCAGGGTCGTGCACATCGGCCGCCTGGCGTCCGAGTGCGGCGTGAGCGAGCTGATCGGGCTGGCCGAGCGCCTGGTCCCGCACGGCATCCGGCTGGACCTGATCGGCGCGGCGGCCCGCGACGTGCGGCCGCTGCTGCGGGACGCCCAGCGGGTGGGCCTGCTCGACTGGTTCGGCTACGTGCCGAACCGGCACGCCCTGCGGATGGCGGAGGGCGCGCTGGCCGGCCTGGCGCTGGCCGACGACACGGTCGGCACCGTGCCCACCAAGATCATGGACTACATGGGCAGGGGCCTGCCGGTGATCACCACGCCGCACGGCGCCTCGCTGGTCGAGGGTGCCGGGTGCGGGCTGGTGGTGCCGCTCGACGTGGACGCGGTGCTGAACGCCGTACTGGACCTGAAGGAGAACCCGGAGCGGCGGGTCAGGCTCGGCGCCCAGGGGCACGCGCAGGCGCGGCTGCGTCACCACTGGCCCGACCACGCCGAGGCGTTCGTGCGCCGCGCCGAGCGGTGGGCCGGGGTGACCAGGCACGCGCTGGCCGTCTAG
- a CDS encoding CDP-alcohol phosphatidyltransferase family protein, which produces MPDSLTFESTTTSVLLLATTPACRLHSGDGTLLDRLGDQLATLPVREVQVVPAAEGLAADLRGVAKIVRTAAGPVAVLPADLVLHTEALAVLLEHPAHGTAALISHDATAGPLRPPVRVEGGRVVAAGSSFHLVPEANATFRGVLQAGEADLASLADIAEELAELAEAGKLGPVTPVEAVDLLLVGLVRSGVTVRAAGIGQLHADRVTGQISADAALARLAEVDEAQVRLDASVKEDDGFFATFFVSSWTRYLIRPCVRLKLTPNTVTGVSAGLALLAAVWFSAGTQGGRLAGAGLLYLSFALDCLDGQLARYTRTFSPLGAWADGMSDRLKEYAVYVGLAFGSAAADSWYLAVAAMVLQVVRHAIDYTYAGAVADAARVGAMWGRPARSLLETQDVRHAPGGMLKLAQRLERDTIARYLKKMIVLPIGERMALIAVTAAFWDARVTFLALLGWGGVAALYQLVGRIARSAR; this is translated from the coding sequence TTGCCCGACTCATTGACCTTCGAAAGCACGACCACATCGGTCCTGCTGCTCGCCACGACACCCGCGTGCAGGCTCCACAGCGGCGACGGCACGTTGCTCGACCGCCTCGGCGACCAGCTCGCCACGCTGCCCGTGCGCGAGGTGCAGGTGGTGCCCGCCGCCGAAGGGCTGGCGGCCGACCTGCGCGGCGTGGCGAAGATCGTCCGCACCGCCGCGGGCCCCGTCGCCGTGCTGCCCGCCGACCTGGTGCTGCACACCGAGGCGCTGGCCGTGCTGCTGGAGCATCCCGCGCACGGCACCGCCGCGCTGATCTCGCACGACGCCACCGCCGGGCCGCTGCGCCCGCCTGTACGGGTGGAGGGCGGCAGGGTCGTCGCGGCGGGCAGCTCCTTCCACCTGGTGCCCGAGGCGAACGCCACCTTCAGGGGCGTGCTCCAGGCGGGGGAGGCCGACCTGGCCTCGCTGGCCGACATCGCCGAGGAGCTGGCGGAGCTGGCCGAGGCGGGCAAGCTCGGCCCCGTCACCCCGGTCGAGGCGGTGGACCTGCTGCTGGTCGGGCTGGTCAGGTCCGGCGTGACCGTGCGCGCCGCGGGCATCGGGCAGCTGCACGCCGACCGGGTGACCGGCCAGATCTCCGCCGACGCCGCCCTGGCCAGGCTCGCCGAGGTGGACGAGGCCCAGGTCAGGCTCGACGCCTCGGTCAAGGAGGACGACGGCTTCTTCGCCACCTTCTTCGTCTCCTCCTGGACCCGCTACCTGATCAGGCCCTGCGTCCGGCTCAAGCTCACCCCCAACACGGTCACCGGCGTCTCGGCCGGGCTGGCCCTGCTGGCGGCCGTCTGGTTCTCGGCGGGCACCCAGGGCGGGCGGCTGGCCGGGGCGGGGCTGCTGTACCTGTCGTTCGCGCTCGACTGCCTCGACGGGCAGCTCGCCCGCTACACGCGTACGTTCTCCCCGCTGGGGGCCTGGGCCGACGGCATGTCCGACCGGCTCAAGGAGTACGCGGTGTACGTGGGCCTGGCCTTCGGCTCCGCCGCCGCCGACAGCTGGTACCTGGCCGTGGCGGCGATGGTGCTGCAGGTCGTCAGGCACGCCATCGACTACACCTACGCGGGCGCCGTCGCCGACGCCGCCCGGGTCGGCGCCATGTGGGGCAGACCGGCGCGCTCCCTGCTGGAGACGCAGGACGTCCGCCACGCCCCCGGCGGCATGCTCAAGCTCGCCCAGCGCCTCGAACGCGACACGATCGCCCGCTACCTGAAGAAGATGATCGTGCTGCCCATCGGGGAGCGGATGGCGCTGATCGCCGTCACCGCCGCGTTCTGGGACGCCAGGGTCACCTTCCTGGCACTGCTCGGCTGGGGCGGCGTGGCGGCGCTCTACCAGCTCGTCGGACGGATCGCGAGGTCGGCACGGTGA
- a CDS encoding acetoacetate decarboxylase family protein — protein sequence MASHQIQGRAVGMPVRVRDAEVCSALYPVRADAARAVIAYSGLDVAEVLPGKAVCMLVFVDYRDGDLDTYHEFGMAFLVRPPGAAGSVGPGELRHAGVFVHWLPVDQAFTLEAGRTLWGFPKELADIELRLSSPYKRCILRKDGRLVLDMLIKPGLPVPAAGAMAPLDAYTHRDGVTRRVPWSVRAKGARMRPSGALIRLGNHPIAKELSELGLPKRALFSTTISHAEMSFGEAQQV from the coding sequence ATGGCATCGCATCAGATTCAGGGCCGGGCGGTGGGCATGCCCGTACGGGTGAGGGACGCCGAGGTGTGCAGTGCCCTCTACCCGGTGCGTGCCGACGCCGCCAGGGCGGTGATCGCGTACTCAGGGCTGGACGTGGCCGAGGTGCTGCCCGGCAAGGCCGTGTGCATGCTGGTCTTCGTCGACTACCGCGACGGCGACCTCGACACCTACCACGAGTTCGGCATGGCCTTCCTCGTCCGGCCGCCCGGCGCGGCCGGATCCGTGGGGCCGGGCGAGCTGCGGCACGCCGGGGTGTTCGTGCACTGGCTGCCGGTGGACCAGGCGTTCACGCTGGAGGCCGGGCGCACCCTGTGGGGGTTCCCCAAGGAGCTGGCCGACATCGAGCTGCGGCTGTCGTCGCCGTACAAGAGGTGCATCCTGCGCAAGGACGGGCGGCTCGTGCTCGACATGCTGATCAAACCCGGCCTGCCGGTGCCGGCGGCGGGCGCGATGGCGCCGCTCGACGCCTACACGCACCGCGACGGGGTGACGCGGCGCGTGCCGTGGTCCGTACGGGCCAAGGGCGCCAGGATGCGGCCCAGCGGCGCGCTGATCCGCCTGGGCAACCATCCCATCGCCAAGGAGCTGAGCGAGCTGGGGCTGCCCAAGCGGGCGCTGTTCAGCACCACGATCTCGCACGCCGAGATGAGCTTCGGCGAGGCGCAGCAGGTCTAG
- a CDS encoding phosphocholine cytidylyltransferase family protein, with translation MLGMVLAAGAGRRLRPYTDTLPKALVPVDGETTIMDISLRNLAEVGLRDVVVVVGYAAQAVHERKEALEERHGVKLTLVHNDKAEEWNNAYSLWCARDYFAQGALLVNGDTVHPVSIEKTLLAAPETSDILLAVDNVKTLADEEMKVTLSPEGALRRITKLMDPAQAYGEYIGATLIRPAAADRLADALKTTFERDPQLYYEDGYQEMVERGELIHAAPIGEVDWVEVDNHDDLAKARAIAVHY, from the coding sequence TTGCTGGGAATGGTTCTGGCCGCTGGGGCCGGACGACGCCTGCGGCCGTACACCGACACGCTGCCCAAGGCGCTCGTGCCGGTCGACGGCGAGACCACGATCATGGACATCTCGTTGCGCAATCTCGCCGAGGTGGGCCTGCGGGACGTCGTGGTCGTCGTCGGTTACGCGGCGCAGGCCGTACACGAGCGCAAGGAGGCCCTGGAGGAACGCCACGGCGTCAAGCTCACCCTCGTGCACAACGACAAGGCGGAGGAGTGGAACAACGCCTACTCCCTGTGGTGCGCGCGTGACTACTTCGCCCAGGGCGCGCTGCTGGTCAACGGCGACACCGTGCACCCGGTCTCGATCGAGAAGACGCTGCTGGCCGCGCCCGAGACCAGCGACATCCTGCTCGCCGTCGACAACGTCAAGACGCTGGCCGACGAGGAGATGAAGGTCACGCTGTCGCCGGAGGGCGCGCTGCGCCGCATCACCAAGCTGATGGACCCGGCGCAGGCGTACGGCGAGTACATCGGCGCCACCCTCATCAGGCCCGCCGCCGCCGACCGGCTGGCCGACGCGCTGAAGACGACGTTCGAGCGTGACCCGCAGCTCTACTACGAGGACGGTTACCAGGAGATGGTCGAGCGCGGCGAGCTGATCCACGCCGCGCCCATCGGGGAGGTCGACTGGGTCGAGGTGGACAACCACGACGACCTGGCCAAGGCCCGCGCCATAGCCGTTCACTACTGA
- a CDS encoding glycosyltransferase family 2 protein → MKISCVILTMGNRVAELNRAVESALNQVDGDVEVVIVGNGADVPEVSATPPEGSAAVVKAIRLDRNTGIPAGRNRGVEECSGDVVLFLDDDGWYANPKVVSHVRDRFATEPDLAVISFRIMDPDGSGSQRRHVPRLRAGDPQRSSAVTTFLGGASAIRRSAFLQVGGLPERFFYAHEETDLAWRLLGEGYRIEYDAETVMYHPQVPPTRHAEFHRLNARNRVWLARRNLPWPLAFLYLTNWVVLTVIRERGASGALKAWFSGFFEGLRSPAGERRPMAWRTAWRMVKLGRPPIV, encoded by the coding sequence TTGAAGATCTCGTGCGTCATCCTCACCATGGGCAACCGGGTCGCGGAGCTGAACCGGGCGGTCGAGTCCGCGCTGAACCAGGTCGACGGCGACGTCGAGGTGGTGATCGTAGGCAACGGTGCCGACGTGCCCGAGGTGTCGGCGACGCCACCCGAGGGATCGGCCGCGGTCGTCAAGGCCATCCGGCTCGATCGGAACACGGGCATCCCCGCCGGCCGCAACCGGGGCGTGGAGGAGTGCTCGGGAGACGTCGTGCTGTTCCTCGACGACGACGGCTGGTACGCCAACCCGAAGGTCGTCTCCCACGTACGCGACCGCTTCGCCACCGAGCCCGACCTGGCCGTGATCTCCTTCCGGATCATGGACCCTGACGGGAGCGGCAGCCAGCGCCGTCACGTCCCGCGCCTGCGCGCGGGTGACCCGCAGCGCTCCAGCGCCGTCACCACGTTCCTCGGCGGCGCCTCGGCGATCAGGCGCTCGGCCTTCCTCCAGGTGGGCGGCCTGCCCGAGCGCTTCTTCTACGCGCACGAGGAGACCGACCTGGCCTGGCGGCTGCTCGGCGAGGGCTACCGCATCGAGTACGACGCCGAGACGGTGATGTACCACCCCCAGGTCCCGCCGACCAGGCACGCCGAGTTCCACCGGCTCAACGCCCGCAACCGGGTCTGGCTGGCCCGGCGCAACCTGCCGTGGCCGCTGGCGTTCCTGTACCTGACCAACTGGGTGGTGCTCACCGTGATCCGCGAGCGCGGGGCCTCGGGGGCGCTGAAGGCGTGGTTCTCCGGGTTCTTCGAGGGGCTGCGCAGCCCGGCGGGCGAGCGCCGGCCGATGGCCTGGCGCACGGCGTGGCGGATGGTCAAGCTCGGCCGCCCGCCGATCGTCTAG
- a CDS encoding bifunctional cytidylyltransferase/SDR family oxidoreductase, with amino-acid sequence MDSRLRSVGVLLAGGVGQRVGLGTPKQLIEVAGRTIIEHSLAVFEAAPEIDEIVVLMTPGYAGRVREIVARGGYHKVSKVVDGGSSRTESTWRALAALGAQECNVLLHDAVRPLLEPRIITECVRALEAHQAVNVAIPSSDTVLVATPEGAIGEVLDRSRLRRSQTPQCFRLSVIREAYERAMADPGFAGLPATDDCGVVLRYLPEVPIHLVQGSERNIKVTHPADLHIADLLFRLPAPVPAGDRGALAGQVIVVLPAAHPLAPDGPQPEHGASAIAREAARHGAIVHVLTRADGVRVEDFDSVAKALDDVGAADHVVLVAGRGHAGDLAHASGETVADAVGTGHLGALNVARAARPHLRGAGPATGAAPGPRPSLLLQVPPGSGALHESGAAAVAGLTRALAGEWAAGGIRVNCVNTGASPLVVAQTSLDILISDLSGQVIDARVDAV; translated from the coding sequence ATGGATTCACGGCTGCGGTCGGTAGGAGTGCTCCTCGCGGGCGGGGTGGGACAACGGGTCGGGCTCGGCACGCCCAAGCAGCTCATCGAGGTGGCGGGCAGGACGATCATCGAGCATTCGCTGGCGGTGTTCGAGGCCGCGCCGGAGATCGACGAGATCGTGGTGCTGATGACGCCCGGGTACGCCGGCCGGGTCCGCGAGATCGTGGCCAGGGGCGGGTACCACAAGGTCAGCAAGGTCGTGGACGGCGGCTCCAGCCGTACGGAGAGCACCTGGCGGGCGCTGGCGGCGCTCGGGGCACAGGAGTGCAACGTGCTGTTGCACGACGCTGTACGCCCCCTCCTGGAGCCCCGGATCATCACGGAGTGTGTCAGGGCGCTGGAGGCCCACCAGGCCGTCAACGTGGCGATCCCGAGCTCCGACACGGTGCTGGTGGCGACCCCCGAGGGCGCCATCGGCGAGGTGCTCGACCGGTCGCGGCTGCGGCGCAGCCAGACCCCCCAGTGTTTCCGGCTCTCGGTGATCCGGGAGGCGTACGAGCGGGCCATGGCCGACCCGGGCTTCGCCGGGCTGCCCGCCACCGACGACTGCGGGGTGGTGCTGCGCTACCTGCCGGAGGTGCCGATCCACCTGGTGCAGGGCAGCGAGCGCAACATCAAGGTGACCCACCCGGCCGACCTGCACATCGCGGACCTGCTCTTCCGGCTGCCCGCGCCCGTGCCTGCGGGCGACAGGGGCGCGCTGGCGGGGCAGGTGATCGTCGTCCTGCCCGCCGCGCACCCTCTCGCCCCCGACGGCCCTCAGCCGGAGCACGGCGCGTCGGCGATCGCGCGGGAGGCGGCCCGTCACGGCGCGATCGTGCATGTCCTGACCAGGGCCGACGGCGTTCGCGTCGAGGACTTCGACTCCGTGGCCAAGGCGCTCGACGACGTGGGCGCCGCCGACCACGTGGTGCTGGTGGCGGGCCGGGGGCACGCCGGCGACCTGGCGCACGCGAGCGGCGAGACCGTCGCCGACGCGGTCGGCACCGGCCACCTGGGCGCGCTCAACGTCGCCCGCGCCGCCCGCCCGCACCTGCGCGGAGCCGGGCCGGCCACGGGGGCCGCTCCCGGCCCCCGGCCCAGCCTGCTGCTGCAGGTCCCGCCCGGCTCCGGCGCGCTGCACGAGTCGGGCGCGGCGGCCGTGGCCGGGCTGACCAGGGCGCTGGCCGGCGAATGGGCCGCCGGCGGCATCCGGGTCAACTGCGTCAATACCGGCGCCTCTCCGCTCGTGGTCGCGCAGACCTCGCTGGACATCCTCATCTCC
- a CDS encoding acyltransferase family protein: MSDTRFSPSATPQRSPEEQGPANTGARWPLPEEAFWSESTDPHGAGPGERTAPQAAITESPSSGEGHQEQPQPAAEPAKQRKRDPFLDNVKFVLIALVPIGHALVPTLAADSARAAYIFIYVFHMPLFVVISGYLSRNFWNSNAKTNKLVDTFLVPYVIVEVGYAALRTALGSKWSLTIIDPAWLNWYLLALLFWRLSTPVWKRMKYPVPVAIAIYLFAGFSQISGDFSMDRFFGLLPFFVIGLVLQPEHFELLNRRWIKIVSGFILLGAAAVAIFIAPMAKLGPVYYKNSYQDLNLSWYMGLGLRIGLLVCALAMCFAVLALVPRKETWYTDLGTRTLYCYLLHGIPVLIAKEMGWLSVPWLYGPLGVLAISASCFALAIILCLPETRTVFKWVLEPRLTWLYRRPSRS; the protein is encoded by the coding sequence GTGTCTGACACCAGGTTCTCCCCATCGGCCACGCCCCAGCGCAGCCCCGAGGAGCAAGGGCCCGCCAACACGGGGGCCCGCTGGCCGTTGCCGGAGGAGGCGTTCTGGAGCGAGTCCACCGACCCGCACGGAGCCGGCCCGGGTGAGCGCACCGCGCCGCAGGCGGCGATCACCGAGAGCCCGTCGTCCGGCGAGGGGCACCAGGAGCAGCCGCAGCCGGCCGCCGAGCCGGCCAAGCAGCGCAAGCGCGACCCGTTCCTCGACAACGTCAAGTTCGTCCTGATCGCGCTGGTGCCGATCGGGCACGCGCTGGTGCCGACGCTGGCCGCCGACTCGGCGCGGGCGGCCTACATCTTCATCTATGTCTTCCACATGCCGCTGTTCGTGGTGATCAGCGGCTACCTGTCCAGAAACTTCTGGAACTCCAACGCGAAGACCAACAAGCTGGTCGACACCTTCCTCGTGCCGTACGTGATCGTCGAGGTGGGCTACGCCGCGCTCCGCACCGCCCTCGGGTCGAAGTGGAGCCTGACGATCATCGACCCGGCATGGCTCAACTGGTACCTGCTGGCGCTGCTGTTCTGGCGGTTGTCCACCCCGGTGTGGAAGCGGATGAAGTATCCCGTGCCGGTGGCGATCGCGATCTATCTGTTCGCCGGTTTCTCGCAGATCTCCGGCGACTTCAGCATGGACCGGTTCTTCGGCCTGCTGCCGTTCTTCGTGATCGGCCTGGTGCTGCAGCCCGAGCACTTCGAGCTGCTCAACCGGCGCTGGATCAAGATCGTCTCGGGGTTCATCCTGCTCGGCGCGGCGGCGGTGGCGATCTTCATCGCGCCCATGGCCAAGCTGGGCCCGGTCTACTACAAGAACAGCTACCAGGATCTCAACCTGTCCTGGTACATGGGCCTCGGCCTGCGCATCGGGCTGCTGGTCTGCGCGCTGGCCATGTGCTTCGCCGTGCTGGCGCTGGTGCCCAGGAAGGAGACCTGGTACACCGACCTCGGCACCCGCACGCTCTACTGCTACCTGCTGCACGGCATCCCGGTGCTGATCGCCAAGGAGATGGGCTGGCTGTCGGTCCCGTGGCTGTACGGGCCGCTGGGCGTGCTGGCGATCAGCGCGAGCTGCTTCGCGCTGGCCATCATCCTGTGCCTGCCGGAGACCCGGACGGTCTTCAAGTGGGTGCTGGAGCCCCGCCTGACCTGGCTCTATCGTCGCCCCTCCCGAAGTTAA
- a CDS encoding RNA polymerase sigma factor, with translation MYREHWPLVCGFLLRRTRDPHLAEDLAQETFVKATRALLGWRGESPAAWLLTIARNVLIDHVRRTRRELPLPEADELGAPGFHVDSLEVRDALGRLPEQHRRLLTLVYFEGFSLVEVAAMTGRRHASIKTALWRARNAFADVYGVPHE, from the coding sequence TTGTACCGCGAGCACTGGCCGCTCGTGTGCGGGTTCCTCCTGCGCAGGACCCGTGACCCCCACCTCGCGGAGGACCTGGCACAGGAGACGTTCGTCAAGGCGACCAGGGCGCTGCTGGGCTGGCGCGGGGAGAGCCCGGCCGCCTGGCTGCTCACGATCGCGCGCAACGTGCTCATCGACCACGTCCGCCGCACCCGCCGCGAGTTACCCCTGCCGGAGGCCGACGAGCTGGGCGCGCCCGGGTTCCACGTGGACTCCCTGGAGGTGCGCGACGCCTTGGGCCGGCTGCCGGAGCAGCATCGCCGGCTGCTCACGCTGGTCTACTTCGAGGGCTTCTCGCTGGTGGAGGTGGCCGCGATGACCGGCAGGAGACACGCCTCGATCAAGACGGCCCTCTGGCGGGCCAGGAACGCGTTCGCCGACGTCTATGGAGTCCCCCATGAGTGA